Sequence from the Deltaproteobacteria bacterium genome:
CATCCACGTTCACAGGCGGTAGTACCCTTTCTGAAGCATGACCGGTCCGTCAGCGCCCGTCCGCGCCCTTGCCCCCGAAAAACATGAGCATGCTGACCAGCATCACCACGATGATATTCTGGACCAATACAAGCCAACCGTACCCAAAAGTCAGGCGGGGGAGCAAGACAGCTCCGAAGCCGGTGACGATCTGGAGCAGGCACAGGAAAAGTACCGCCTCCGGAATGCTGAGTCCGATCCGCACAAGACGGTGGGAAAGGTGATTCCGGTCACCCTGATAGACCGGCTGGCCATTACGCATCCGGATCACGATCACCGAGAAGGTATCGAACAGCGGAATTGCCAGCACCAGCAGCGGCATCAGGACCGCCAGCGAGAGCGGCTCGCCAATGGCAATATAGCTCTGGATCACAGTCATGGATCCGAGGAAAAACCCGATCAGCAGCGACCCGGCATCTCCAAGATAGATCGATGCCCGGTGCCAGTTGAACGGGATAAAACCGGATATGGTTCCGGCAAAAACCGCCAGTAGGCTCGCCACCAGCCACTGCCCGAGCGAGAACGCGACGATCCAGAAACAGATGGATGATATGACGGCGATGGCGGAGGAAAGACCGTCCATGTTGTCCAGCAGGTTGAAGGCGTTTGTGATGCCAACGATCCACAGGAACGTCACCAGATGATCGAGGCCGGGAAGATTGAAGATTTCGATGTGCACACCGCTCAGCACCACCAGAAGCGCGGCCAGCGACTGCCCGGCAAGCTTTGCCCAGACGGGAAAGGCTGCCCCCTTCCAGTCATCCAGCAGCCCGGTCACGAAAATAACAGTCATTCCGGCCGCCAGCGCCAGCAGGACGGTAGCCCGCTCGGCCACGGGGCGCGGCGCCAGTTTTTCCAGCGAAATGAACTGGCCGCTCAGGGAACGCCCGGTTTCCGTTCCCAGCCCGAACACCGCGAGCAGGAACGCGCCCAGAAGTCCGGCAAACACCGCCGCTCCTCCCAGGTACGGCACCGGCTTTTGCTGGAGCTTCCGCCCGCCGGGACGGTCAACGAGATCCGTTTTCGTGGCGATCTGGCGGAACAGCGGCACAAGTGCGCCGCACAGGACAAACCCGAAACCGAACAGCAGCGCCTGTAGCCAGACCAGCTTCACGGTGCGGGTGTCCCTGTCTCCTTCAGGCTGGCGATAATGCGGGCGAGTATCGAATCCAGCCCGTGACGGGGCTCGTAGCCGGTAAGGCCCCGGATTTTTGAAAGGTCCGGAACCCGGCGGCGCATGTCCTCAAACCCTTCGGTTCCGGCGAACGCAAGGTCATAGGGGATCATCCTGATTTCGGATTTCGACCCCGTGAGCGCCACGACCCGCCGGGCAAGCTCCAGTATGGTGATTTCGTCCTTCCCGCCGACATTGAATACCTGGCCGAAGGCCCGCGGCTCCTCAATCAGCTTCTGCAGCGCCGATACGGCATCCGAGACGTCGCAGAAGGTCCGGCTCTGCTGCCCGTCACCGTGAACGAGCAGCGGCTTTCCCTCGAGGGCCGCCGACACGAACCGGGGAATCACCATCCCGTAGCGGCCCACCTGCCGGGGCCCCACCGTATTGAACAGCCGGACAATCACGGCCTTCACGCCCTGCGTCCGGACATGGGCCAGCGCCAGGAACTCATCGAGCGCTTTCGTGCAGGCATAGCTCCAGCGGGTGAGCGACGTGGCACCGACCACCGAATCATCGTCCTCCGAAAGCGGCACCTTTGGGTTCTTGCCGTAGACCTCGGACGTGGAGGTGATGAGCAGCGGCACCCCGTACTTGCGAACGGCTTCCAGAACGATCCGTGTTCCGTCCACGTTGGTCGTGATGGTCTCAACGGGATGCTCAAGGATGTACCGCACACCCACGGCAGCGGCCAGATGGAACACCCGTCCCGCCCTGCCCACCAGCGAATCGACGAGGGCCTCGTCCAGAACGGACCCGGAAATCAGCGAAAACTCCGGATGCTGCCGCAGGTGCGCGACATTTGCCGCCGCACCGGTGGACAGGTTGTCCAGGGCAGTCACCGAATGCCCCGCCGCGAGCATCTGCTCGGCCAGATGGGAACCGATGAAGCCGGCCCCGCCAGTGATCAGGATGTGTTTGCCCAAAAAAGCTCCCGGCCCCTCAGCCCGCGCCAAAGTAACAGTCCACGAGATACAGGAAACGGAGTGATTCTAGCCGGTTATGAAGTTGGCGAAAAGCGAAACCCCTTCCCGGTGTCAGGAAAGGGGTTCCATGCCGTCTGGGCCGTTCCGGAACGGAACGATCAGGTTCCCGATTCCCAGCTCGTCAGGTATTTCTGCTGCTCGGGCGTGAGCTTGTCGATACCGACGCCCATGGAGATGAGCTTCAGGCGGGCGATCTCGGCATCCAGCTCCACCGGCATCCGGTAGACCTTCTTTTCCAGCTTCGAATGGTTCTTCCAGATAAATTCGGCCGCGAGCGCCTGGTTGGCGAAGCTCATGTCCATGACGCTGGAAGGATGACCTTCGGCCGCTGCCAGGTTGATGAGCCGTCCTTCCCCGAGCACGTTGATGATCTTGCCGTCATCCATTGTGTGCTCGACGACGAAATCCCGGATTTCGCGCTTGCCTCGGGTGACTTCCTCAAGGCCTTCCAGATCGAGTTCCACGTTGAAATGGCCCGAGTTGGATATGATGGCGCCGGATTTCATCTTCCGCATGTGCTCCAGACGGATCACGTCCGTGTTGCCCGTCACCGTGCAGAAGATGTCTCCACGTCTCGCGGCCTCCTCCATCGGCATCACCTGAAAGCCGTCCATGACCGCTTCAAGCGCCCTCATGGGGTCGATCTCGGTGACAATGACGTGGGACCCCATGCCGCGGGCCCGGCTGGCGAGCCCCCGTCCGCACTGTCCGTATCCGGCCACGACGAATGTCAGGCCCGCCAGAAGCCGGTTCGTCGCCCGGATGATGCCGTCCAGCGTGGACTGGCCCGTACCATAGCGGTTATCAAAGAGGTGCTTGGTGTCCGCATCGTTCACCGCGACAACGGGGAACCGGAGCACGCCGTCCTTCTCCATCGCCTTCAGGCGAATCACGCCGGTCGTCGTCTCCTCGGTGCCGCCCTTGATGCCGTCAACCAGCTTCTGCCGGTCGGCCGATGACAGTCCCTGCGCCCAGCCCTTGATTACCGGGTTCAGGTCGCCCAGCCGGTCCAGCGCGATGAACTGGAATGAGCTCACCACGTCCGCACCGTCATCCATCGTCACATGCGGATTGGCCTTCAGCACCGACAGGATGTGGTCGTAGTAGGTCGTCGTGTCCTCGCCTTTCCTGGCGAAGACGCTCACCCCGTGGTCAGCCACCAGGGTGGCCGCCACGTCGTCCTGGGTTGAGAGCGGGTTCGACGCACAGAGGAATATCTCTGCCCCGCCCGCTTTCAGCACCTTCATCAGGGCGGCCGTTTCGGTCGTCACATGCAGGCAGGCGCCGACGCGCACGCCCTTCAGGGGCTTTTCCTTCGCGAACCTTTCACCGATCTGCCGGAGAACCGGCATGCTCTGTTCGGCCCATTCGAGCCGGAGCCCGCCCTGACGCGCCAGTTTAATGTCCTTGATGTCGCTGGGTACCATGATCAAACCAACCTTGCCGGCGCGCCTGTGCGGACCGTTTATTTCCGGAAATAGCCCTGGGATGCCACGTACTCGGCGGTCATCACCGCTCCACAGCCGGCTCCCATCCGGGTATTGTGGGATACAAGCACATACTTGATCCCGTTCGGAAGCACCTTGTCCTCGCGGATCCGGCCCACCGTGGTACTCATCCCCCTGCCGTTGTCACGGTCCAGCCGGGGCTGCGGCCGGTAGGGATCGTCGTGAACAATAATCATCTCCTGCGGGACCGAGTGAAGACCCTTCCTCACGAAATCCCGCCCGAAAGCGCGCATCACCTTCTTCACCTGATCCGGTGTCGCCTTCTTCTTCAGCGACACGAATACACTTTCCGTATGCGCCTCCAGCACGGGGACACGGGTGCAGGTAGCCGACACGTTCATGGCAAGCGGGGAGAACTTCCCGTTCTTGAGGCCGCCCAGAATCTTCTGCGCTTCCTTTTCGACCTTTTCCTCTTCCTTGGCGATGAAGGGGATCACGTTGTCGGTGATGTCCAGCGCCAGCACCCCCGGAGAACGCCCCGCGCCTGATACCGACTGCATGGTGGTGAGTACCACGCTCCGGACGCCGAAGGCATCGTGAAGCGGTTTCAGGGTGATCGCCAGTCCCGTCACCGTGCAGTTCGGCCCCGGGAGCACGAAACCGCGCCAGCCGCGCCGCTTGCGCTGCACGTCGATCATCTTCACGTGTTCATGGTTGACGCCGGGGATGACGATCGGCACGTCCGGTTCATAGCGGAATGCCGAGGCGGTCGAGAAGACGCCTGCCGTTTCCGCATACACCGGTTCCAGTTTCCTGGCCGCATCGCTTTCCAGCGCCGAGAACACCACGTCGATACCCTTCATCGGCATGGAGCCGCCTTCATCCACCCTGATCCCGGCAAACTCGGCAGGCAGGGGCTCCGTGCAATGCCACTGGACCTGCCCGGCGTCGGTACGAATGGCGTCAATGTATTTTTTGCCGGCCGAGCGGGCCGACGCGGCGAGCCGCGTCACCTCGAACAGGGGATGCCCCGCCAGCGCCACCAGAAACTGCTGCCCCGCCACACCGGTCGCGCCGACAACGGCCGCCTTCAGCCTACGGGATGCCATAATTGTGTCTACCTCTTGATATGCCGCCGCAGGATTCCCTGCGGGCCAGTTACCGGGACTGGAGGCCGCGTCAGGGCTCCGGTCCCGTGTTTATCCTATCTGATGCTGATAATCGCCGCGCCGGTTGCTGTTCAGGCCCGCCGGGCCGTCTTCATCGAACGGGCGGCAAGGTTTTTCAGTTCGGCCGCCTTGTCGGTTTTTTCCCATGTAAATGCCGTTCCGGTCCGGCCGAAATGGCCATTGGCCGCCGTCTCCGAGTAAACCGGCCGCAGAAGCCTGAGATGCTCAATGAGAGCCCGTGGCCTGAGCGGGAACACCTGCCGCACCAGGTCAGCCAGCTCACCGTCGTCGATCGCGCCGGTTCCGAATGTCTCGACCAGAACCGACACCGGCTCGGCGACGCCGATGGCATAGGCCACCTGGACCTCACACTTGGCCGCCAGTCCCGCCGCAACGATATTCTTGGCGATGTAACGGCACATGTAGGCCGCTGAACGGTCCACTTTTGAGGGATCCTTCCCGCTGAAGGCACCTCCGCCATGACGGCTCCAGCCGCCATAAGTGTCCACGATGATCTTTCGCCCGGTAACGCCGCAGTCGCCCATCGGGCCGCCCACCACGAACTTGCCAGTCGGGTTGATGAAATACTTGGTCCGCTTGTCCAGCAGCTTTGTCGGCACGACCGGCCTGACCACTGTTTCCATCACCAGCTCCTTGAGCTGCTTCTGGCTGATATCCTCTGCGTGCTGGGTCGAGACCACAACAGTATCCACCCGGAAGGGCACGCCGTCCCGGTACTCGACCGTCACCTGGGATTTCCCGTCGGGACGGAGCTTGGAATGCCGGTCACCCTTGCGGACACTGGTCAGTTTTGCCGTGAGCGCATGGGCGAGCTCTATCGGCATCGGCATCAGCGCCTTCGTCTCGTTGATCGCATATCCGAACATCAGGCCCTGATCGCCGGCGCCCTGCTCCTTCGACTGGCTGGTGTGCTCATCGACGCCGAGCGCAATGTCCGGGCTCTGCTGCTCGACCGCGACCAGGATCGCGCAGGTCTTCCCGTCAAAGCCCATGTCGCTGTGCGTGTACCCGATCTCGCAGACGGTCTGCCGGACCAGCTTGTGGTAGTCCACCTGCGCCCGCGACGTGATCTCCCCCGCGACAATCACCAGCCCCGTCTTGACCAGCGTCTCGCACGCCACACGGGCCTTCTGGTCCTTTGCCAGATGTGCGTCCAGCACGGCATCCGAGATGCGGTCGCACATCTTGTCCGGGTGGCCTTCGGTGACTGACTCGGAGGTGAACAGGAAGTCGCGGTTGGAGCTCATCGTATATTTCCCCTAGGGATTTCCGATGCTTCCAGCTAGAGTGGAAGCGGCCTGTTGAGGCGCCTTTCGGGTGTCCCTCCTCAAGGCGCGCCGATGCTAGGTGCATGGGCATAGCGAGTCAACGGATCTGACGGCATGACATCGGAACCGACAAACGAAACGAATGTTCCCGCCCCGGTCGAGATACGGATCGGCGTGGAACAGCATCAGGAACCGCCGCTTCGTATGCAACGTAGGGCGTTTTTGGTCGTGTTCGCCGCGCTGGGCGCAGTGCTGGGCATCTGGTTCCTGAGGCCCTTCGCCCCTCCACTGGTTTTCGCGGCCGTTTTCGCCGTTCTCCTGTGGCCCGTACACGACTGGTTCCAGCGGAGGATGGGGGCCGGACCGGTGCTGGCCGCCACCGGCGCGGTCATTGTGGCGCATCTGACAGTACTTCTGCCGTTTACCGTGGTGGCGACATTTACCATCCAGCAGCTGACGGGGCTCATCCAGCGGGGCATTATCGACACCGTTGAAATGGAGACCTATCTCATCCGGATCGAGGCCCTCATCCACGAAACGTTCAGTACCGACGTCGATATCATCGGTTTCGTTGTCAGCCAGTGGCAAAAGATCGCGGCCGAGAGCACTCGTGTCATCTCCGGCATCCTGGGAGGCTTCGCCATCCTCCTGTTCCAGTACATTATCGCCGTCGTATTCGTTTTTTATCTCCTGATACGGGGTCAGGCGCTGGTGAACCTGGTGGTTGAGATATCACCGCTGGGCTCGGACGTGAACCGCCGGATTCTTGACCGTTTCGGGGAGACAAGCCGCGCCGTGCTCTGGGGGACTCTCGTCACCATTACCGCGCAAGGCTTCATCGGAACGCTGGGGCTCATTTTCGGCGGCGTCGAGAACGCTGTTCTCTGGGGCGTCGTGATGACGTTCGCCGCCCTGGTCCCGGTGTTCGGCACGACCCTCGTCTGGGGGCCAGCCTGTCTCTATATGTTCATGAACGGCCATGTGGGGTCAGGCATCGTCATCCTTGTCTTCGGCGCCATCGCCAGCACGATCGACAACATCATCCGCCCACTGATCGTCGGCGGAGCCACGACCGTTCCCACCCTCTGGATACTCATCGCCATTCTGGGCGGCATCGTCACGCTGGGGCCCATGGGCGTGATCCTCGGTCCCGCCCTTCTTGCGGTCTTCGTCGAGTGCATCGACATCTACCGCGAAGAGTTCCTCGGCTATCCGCGCAAGAGGCCACGCGCCGGCCCCCGCTTCCGCGACCTCTCCGTCCCCGACGGCCGGATTCCTGATCTCAAAAAATTAAAACCCAACCCCGCCCCGGCGGCAGAAGAAACCCCTGGCAGCGAAGCCGCCGCCAAGTAACGGAGGCAGGCCCCGTTGCCTCTGTGCCCGCAGCGGTGCAATCAATGCCGCTCCTGCTACAAGGAGTACGCCACGCAATGCCCAGTTCGAACACCGTCACCCGGGGAATCCGCGTCCATGTAGAGTCCGCCTACGCGCCGGACCTGTCGCTGCCAGAACAGCACAAGTGGTTTTTCCGCTATACCGTACAGGTATCCAACGAGGGACAGGAAACCGTCCAGCTCGTGAGCCGCCACTGGATCATCACGGACGCCGAAAGCCATGTGGAAGAGGTGAAAGGCCCCGGCGTGGTGGGTGAGCAGCCGGTCCTGAAACCCGGCGAGTCGTTTACCTACACTTCTGGCTGCCCGCTGGAAACGCCCTTCGGCTCCATGCACGGCACCTACCAGATGGTAACGAAGGCGGGAGAGCAGTTCGACGCCCAGATCGCCCCATTCACCCTCGCCGAACCTATGTCGATCAACTGAGAAGGCTCATGTCTTTCGCAGCGTAATGAGCGTGATCTCGCTCGGGCTCCCGGCGCGATTCGGCGGTCCCCAGTATCCGGTCCCCCGGCTCACATAGATCGGCATGCCATCAATCCGGTGCAGCCCCGCACCCACCGGCTGGAAAAGAGTGATCAGGAACGTCCAGGGGATGAACTGACCGCCGTGGGTATGCCCGGAGAGCTGAAGCTGGGCGCCAGCCCCGGCGGCGGCGAACGCGCTCCGGGGCTGGTGGGCAAGCATCAACTTGAAGCTGTCTTCCGGAGCCCCCTCAAGAGCCTTTGCCGGATCGGTGAGATGGGGCGGATAACGGTGGCTCGCACTATGATCGGTGGCACCGGCCACGGTGAGCTTTGCACGCCCATGCACGATTACCCGGTGCTCGTTGATGAGCGGGTCATAACCGATCCGCTCCATTTCACGTACCCAGCCCGGCGCGTCCCAGTAATATTCATGATTGCCGGTCACGTAGTAGAGCCCGTGCCGCGCGGTGATCCTGCCGAGCGGAGCCACGTGGTCCCTCAGCTGGTTCACATGGCCATCGATCAGATCACCGGTATTGGCCACGAGGTCCGGCTTCAGCGAGTCGGTTACTTCGGCAACCGTTTCCGTGAAGGGGGCCCGGATCGTCGGACCCACATGGATATCGGTCAGCAGCACGATCCGGAAACCGTCGAGGTCCTCATGCAGGCCCGGAAGCGGGATGTCCACTTCCACCACGTCCGGGCGGCGGCGGGCGGCATGAAACCCTGAGCCCGTCACAATGGCCGATGCGGCAATCACGCCGACGTTCACTGACCGGACCAGGGCAAGCCTGCGGGATGGCAGTTCCGGCGGCCCGGACTCCTCCGGCACGCCCTGGTCCCGCAGTTTCCGTATGGCAGCGGCCACTCCCCAGCCGAAATCAGCCAGGATCACCGCCGGCAGCAGCATCAGGAAGAAGCCGACATAGAGATACCCGGCCCATTGCACCAGTCCCATCCAGTCCGGCTTTTCCGGCACGCGGCCCAAGGCCATCGCCGCAGGACCGAGCATCAGCAGCGAACCCAGCAAAACACCCGCGACGATGTTCCACGGCCGGGCAAGCCGGGACCGGTGCAAAAGACGCCATCCCACATAAACATGAGCGATGAGCCAGAGCGTCCGGGTGACGGCAAAAAACGACATCCGTCAGGGGATACCCACGCGGCAGCCGGAATGCCAGCCGATTGCCCTGATAGCGGGAACTTCCGGTATCTACGCCGCGTAGAGGAGCTGGCGCTGCTCCCTGACCCTGGAATCCTCCAGGTAGGCGTCGAACGGCATGTTCACGTCAAGGACGCCCTTCGGGGCGATCTCGACGATCCGGTTGGCGACAGTCTGGATGAACTGG
This genomic interval carries:
- the apaG gene encoding Co2+/Mg2+ efflux protein ApaG, with the protein product MPSSNTVTRGIRVHVESAYAPDLSLPEQHKWFFRYTVQVSNEGQETVQLVSRHWIITDAESHVEEVKGPGVVGEQPVLKPGESFTYTSGCPLETPFGSMHGTYQMVTKAGEQFDAQIAPFTLAEPMSIN
- a CDS encoding undecaprenyl/decaprenyl-phosphate alpha-N-acetylglucosaminyl 1-phosphate transferase, coding for MKLVWLQALLFGFGFVLCGALVPLFRQIATKTDLVDRPGGRKLQQKPVPYLGGAAVFAGLLGAFLLAVFGLGTETGRSLSGQFISLEKLAPRPVAERATVLLALAAGMTVIFVTGLLDDWKGAAFPVWAKLAGQSLAALLVVLSGVHIEIFNLPGLDHLVTFLWIVGITNAFNLLDNMDGLSSAIAVISSICFWIVAFSLGQWLVASLLAVFAGTISGFIPFNWHRASIYLGDAGSLLIGFFLGSMTVIQSYIAIGEPLSLAVLMPLLVLAIPLFDTFSVIVIRMRNGQPVYQGDRNHLSHRLVRIGLSIPEAVLFLCLLQIVTGFGAVLLPRLTFGYGWLVLVQNIIVVMLVSMLMFFGGKGADGR
- the ahcY gene encoding adenosylhomocysteinase; protein product: MVPSDIKDIKLARQGGLRLEWAEQSMPVLRQIGERFAKEKPLKGVRVGACLHVTTETAALMKVLKAGGAEIFLCASNPLSTQDDVAATLVADHGVSVFARKGEDTTTYYDHILSVLKANPHVTMDDGADVVSSFQFIALDRLGDLNPVIKGWAQGLSSADRQKLVDGIKGGTEETTTGVIRLKAMEKDGVLRFPVVAVNDADTKHLFDNRYGTGQSTLDGIIRATNRLLAGLTFVVAGYGQCGRGLASRARGMGSHVIVTEIDPMRALEAVMDGFQVMPMEEAARRGDIFCTVTGNTDVIRLEHMRKMKSGAIISNSGHFNVELDLEGLEEVTRGKREIRDFVVEHTMDDGKIINVLGEGRLINLAAAEGHPSSVMDMSFANQALAAEFIWKNHSKLEKKVYRMPVELDAEIARLKLISMGVGIDKLTPEQQKYLTSWESGT
- a CDS encoding AI-2E family transporter; this encodes MTSEPTNETNVPAPVEIRIGVEQHQEPPLRMQRRAFLVVFAALGAVLGIWFLRPFAPPLVFAAVFAVLLWPVHDWFQRRMGAGPVLAATGAVIVAHLTVLLPFTVVATFTIQQLTGLIQRGIIDTVEMETYLIRIEALIHETFSTDVDIIGFVVSQWQKIAAESTRVISGILGGFAILLFQYIIAVVFVFYLLIRGQALVNLVVEISPLGSDVNRRILDRFGETSRAVLWGTLVTITAQGFIGTLGLIFGGVENAVLWGVVMTFAALVPVFGTTLVWGPACLYMFMNGHVGSGIVILVFGAIASTIDNIIRPLIVGGATTVPTLWILIAILGGIVTLGPMGVILGPALLAVFVECIDIYREEFLGYPRKRPRAGPRFRDLSVPDGRIPDLKKLKPNPAPAAEETPGSEAAAK
- a CDS encoding SDR family NAD(P)-dependent oxidoreductase — protein: MGKHILITGGAGFIGSHLAEQMLAAGHSVTALDNLSTGAAANVAHLRQHPEFSLISGSVLDEALVDSLVGRAGRVFHLAAAVGVRYILEHPVETITTNVDGTRIVLEAVRKYGVPLLITSTSEVYGKNPKVPLSEDDDSVVGATSLTRWSYACTKALDEFLALAHVRTQGVKAVIVRLFNTVGPRQVGRYGMVIPRFVSAALEGKPLLVHGDGQQSRTFCDVSDAVSALQKLIEEPRAFGQVFNVGGKDEITILELARRVVALTGSKSEIRMIPYDLAFAGTEGFEDMRRRVPDLSKIRGLTGYEPRHGLDSILARIIASLKETGTPAP
- a CDS encoding metallophosphoesterase, which codes for MSFFAVTRTLWLIAHVYVGWRLLHRSRLARPWNIVAGVLLGSLLMLGPAAMALGRVPEKPDWMGLVQWAGYLYVGFFLMLLPAVILADFGWGVAAAIRKLRDQGVPEESGPPELPSRRLALVRSVNVGVIAASAIVTGSGFHAARRRPDVVEVDIPLPGLHEDLDGFRIVLLTDIHVGPTIRAPFTETVAEVTDSLKPDLVANTGDLIDGHVNQLRDHVAPLGRITARHGLYYVTGNHEYYWDAPGWVREMERIGYDPLINEHRVIVHGRAKLTVAGATDHSASHRYPPHLTDPAKALEGAPEDSFKLMLAHQPRSAFAAAGAGAQLQLSGHTHGGQFIPWTFLITLFQPVGAGLHRIDGMPIYVSRGTGYWGPPNRAGSPSEITLITLRKT
- the metK gene encoding methionine adenosyltransferase, translating into MSSNRDFLFTSESVTEGHPDKMCDRISDAVLDAHLAKDQKARVACETLVKTGLVIVAGEITSRAQVDYHKLVRQTVCEIGYTHSDMGFDGKTCAILVAVEQQSPDIALGVDEHTSQSKEQGAGDQGLMFGYAINETKALMPMPIELAHALTAKLTSVRKGDRHSKLRPDGKSQVTVEYRDGVPFRVDTVVVSTQHAEDISQKQLKELVMETVVRPVVPTKLLDKRTKYFINPTGKFVVGGPMGDCGVTGRKIIVDTYGGWSRHGGGAFSGKDPSKVDRSAAYMCRYIAKNIVAAGLAAKCEVQVAYAIGVAEPVSVLVETFGTGAIDDGELADLVRQVFPLRPRALIEHLRLLRPVYSETAANGHFGRTGTAFTWEKTDKAAELKNLAARSMKTARRA
- the asd gene encoding aspartate-semialdehyde dehydrogenase; amino-acid sequence: MASRRLKAAVVGATGVAGQQFLVALAGHPLFEVTRLAASARSAGKKYIDAIRTDAGQVQWHCTEPLPAEFAGIRVDEGGSMPMKGIDVVFSALESDAARKLEPVYAETAGVFSTASAFRYEPDVPIVIPGVNHEHVKMIDVQRKRRGWRGFVLPGPNCTVTGLAITLKPLHDAFGVRSVVLTTMQSVSGAGRSPGVLALDITDNVIPFIAKEEEKVEKEAQKILGGLKNGKFSPLAMNVSATCTRVPVLEAHTESVFVSLKKKATPDQVKKVMRAFGRDFVRKGLHSVPQEMIIVHDDPYRPQPRLDRDNGRGMSTTVGRIREDKVLPNGIKYVLVSHNTRMGAGCGAVMTAEYVASQGYFRK